A genomic window from Flavobacterium azooxidireducens includes:
- a CDS encoding YdcH family protein — MISKHPILQEFPEYSEKIKDLYHHNVEFQVLLASYHSLDNEIFEIEKGEIPLNDDELTHKRKDRVFLKDEIYAYLQKN; from the coding sequence ATGATTAGCAAACATCCTATACTTCAAGAATTTCCTGAATATTCAGAAAAAATTAAAGATTTATATCATCACAATGTAGAGTTTCAGGTTTTATTAGCTTCTTATCATTCTCTAGATAATGAAATTTTTGAAATTGAAAAAGGTGAAATTCCACTTAACGATGATGAATTAACCCACAAAAGAAAAGATCGTGTTTTTTTAAAAGATGAAATTTATGCTTATCTCCAAAAAAACTAA
- the rimO gene encoding 30S ribosomal protein S12 methylthiotransferase RimO, with product MRTKSLKKNKINVITLGCSKNVYDSEVLMGQLKASGKDVVHEQEGNIVVINTCGFIDNAKAESVNTILEYVEKKKQGVVDKVFVTGCLSERYKPDLEKEIPNVDQYFGTTDLPILLKALGADYKHELLGERLTTTPKNFAYLKIAEGCDRPCSFCAIPLMRGKHVSQPIKKLVKEAEGLAKNGVKELILIAQDLTYYGLDLYKKRNLAELLENLVKIEGIEWIRLHYAFPTGFPMDVLELMKNEPKICNYIDIPLQHISDNILKSMRRGTTQEKTTKLLKEFREAVPGIAIRTTLIVGYPGEKEEDFQILKNWVEEMRFERLGCFAYSHEENTHAYLLEDDVPAEVKQQRAAEIMDIQSQISWDLNQEKIGHTFKCIIDRKEGPYFVGRTEFDSPDVDNEVLIDASKFYLKVGDFSMIKIIDATEFDLYGEPLNT from the coding sequence ATGAGAACCAAATCGTTAAAGAAAAATAAAATCAACGTTATCACCTTAGGATGTTCTAAAAACGTGTATGACAGCGAAGTGCTAATGGGGCAACTAAAAGCCAGCGGAAAAGATGTTGTTCATGAGCAAGAAGGAAATATTGTGGTAATTAACACCTGTGGTTTTATTGATAATGCAAAAGCTGAGTCGGTAAACACGATTTTGGAATATGTTGAAAAGAAAAAACAGGGAGTTGTAGATAAAGTTTTTGTAACCGGATGCTTATCAGAACGATACAAACCGGATTTGGAAAAAGAAATTCCGAACGTAGATCAGTATTTCGGCACAACCGATTTACCAATTTTACTAAAAGCATTAGGAGCCGATTACAAACATGAATTGTTAGGAGAACGATTAACCACAACGCCAAAAAACTTTGCGTATTTAAAAATTGCCGAAGGGTGCGACCGTCCGTGTAGTTTTTGTGCCATTCCATTAATGCGTGGAAAACACGTTTCTCAACCTATTAAAAAATTGGTTAAAGAAGCAGAAGGTCTAGCAAAAAACGGTGTAAAGGAATTAATCTTAATTGCTCAAGATTTAACCTATTACGGTTTAGATTTATATAAAAAACGAAACTTAGCCGAACTTTTAGAAAATTTAGTTAAAATTGAAGGAATTGAATGGATTCGTCTTCACTACGCCTTCCCTACCGGATTTCCGATGGATGTATTGGAATTAATGAAAAACGAACCAAAAATTTGTAATTATATTGATATTCCGCTACAACATATTTCTGATAACATTCTGAAATCGATGCGACGTGGAACTACTCAAGAAAAAACAACCAAACTTTTAAAAGAATTCAGAGAAGCTGTTCCCGGAATAGCTATCAGAACCACTTTGATTGTTGGATATCCTGGTGAAAAGGAAGAAGATTTTCAAATTTTGAAAAATTGGGTGGAAGAAATGCGTTTTGAACGTTTAGGCTGTTTTGCCTATTCGCATGAAGAAAACACACACGCCTATTTATTGGAAGACGATGTTCCTGCCGAAGTGAAACAACAACGTGCTGCTGAAATCATGGATATTCAATCTCAAATTTCATGGGATTTGAATCAGGAGAAAATTGGTCATACTTTCAAATGTATCATCGACAGAAAAGAAGGACCTTATTTTGTGGGAAGAACAGAATTTGACAGCCCTGATGTGGATAATGAAGTATTAATTGATGCTTCAAAATTTTACTTAAAAGTGGGCGATTTTAGTATGATAAAAATTATTGACGCTACCGAATTTGATTTGTACGGTGAACCTTTAAATACTTAG
- a CDS encoding OmpP1/FadL family transporter encodes MKKIFITSSLLFASFVSFSQEITPNEGLRYAIDNLTGSARFRAMSGAFGAVGGDLSAINVNPAGSALFNFNQATISLSNFNIRNSSTYFGTNTIENDHDLDINQAGAVFVFKNNNSSSGWNKISFALNYENNSNFDNQFYTRGVNPNNSIDGYFLRFANGLPSEGGIFLEVLENAFFDQLSFIDQQAFLGYNAYIFNPVEDVFNNTLYVSNVPTNGNYSQENYTVATGYNGKLTGNIATSFKDRLFIGLNLNAHFTDLTNTISIYEGYNNNSSSGLRSVQFDTETYTYGGGFSFSVGAIGKITESLRLGLSYESPTWYNLNDEVRQRTIAYCADCDPDFNPVIFNPNVIMVFESYKIQTPSKLTGSFAYVFGEKALISVDYAMKDYSNTTFRPRSDDHLESLNNFMTDNLDTAAEIRVGGEIKHKKWSFRGGYRFEESPYKVDIAMGDLTGYSGGIGFDFGISRLDVAYAYSRRKMNFDLISSGLSDASRLTAINNNVTLSYTIKF; translated from the coding sequence ATGAAAAAGATTTTTATTACTTCAAGTTTACTATTTGCAAGCTTTGTTTCATTTTCACAAGAAATAACACCTAATGAAGGCTTGCGATATGCAATTGATAACTTAACAGGGTCTGCTCGCTTTAGAGCAATGAGTGGAGCTTTTGGTGCCGTTGGTGGGGATTTATCAGCCATCAATGTAAATCCAGCCGGTTCAGCTTTATTTAATTTTAATCAAGCAACCATTTCACTTAGTAATTTCAACATTAGAAACAGTTCTACCTATTTTGGAACAAATACCATTGAAAACGATCATGATTTAGATATCAATCAAGCCGGTGCTGTTTTTGTTTTTAAAAATAATAATTCGTCAAGCGGATGGAATAAGATTAGTTTTGCATTGAACTACGAAAATAATTCTAATTTTGATAATCAGTTTTACACTCGTGGTGTAAATCCAAACAACTCCATCGATGGGTATTTTTTACGATTTGCTAATGGATTGCCTAGTGAAGGTGGTATATTTTTAGAAGTTCTTGAAAATGCCTTTTTTGATCAATTAAGTTTCATTGATCAACAAGCATTTTTAGGATATAATGCCTATATCTTTAATCCTGTTGAAGATGTTTTTAATAATACTTTGTATGTTTCAAATGTTCCAACTAACGGCAATTATTCTCAGGAAAATTACACTGTTGCAACTGGTTATAATGGAAAACTTACCGGAAACATTGCAACATCATTTAAAGATAGACTTTTTATCGGACTTAATTTGAATGCTCACTTTACAGATTTAACTAACACGATTTCCATTTACGAAGGCTATAACAACAATTCATCTTCAGGACTTCGTTCTGTTCAATTTGATACTGAAACTTATACATACGGTGGTGGATTTTCTTTTAGTGTTGGTGCAATTGGAAAAATAACTGAAAGTTTACGATTAGGTTTGTCCTACGAATCACCTACTTGGTATAATTTGAATGACGAAGTTAGACAAAGAACGATCGCTTATTGTGCGGACTGTGATCCCGATTTTAATCCCGTTATTTTTAATCCAAATGTAATTATGGTTTTTGAATCGTATAAAATTCAAACACCAAGTAAATTAACAGGAAGTTTTGCTTATGTTTTTGGTGAAAAAGCGTTGATTAGTGTAGATTATGCGATGAAAGATTACAGCAACACAACTTTTAGACCAAGAAGTGATGATCATTTAGAATCTCTAAACAACTTTATGACTGATAATTTAGATACAGCAGCCGAAATTAGAGTGGGTGGAGAAATTAAGCACAAAAAATGGAGTTTTAGAGGTGGTTATCGTTTTGAAGAAAGTCCATACAAAGTTGATATTGCCATGGGAGACCTAACCGGTTATTCTGGCGGAATTGGTTTCGATTTTGGCATTTCAAGATTAGATGTAGCCTATGCCTATAGTAGAAGAAAAATGAATTTTGATTTAATTAGTTCGGGTTTGAGTGATGCTTCAAGATTAACAGCCATCAATAATAATGTAACGTTGAGTTATACAATAAAATTCTAA
- the proS gene encoding proline--tRNA ligase, with translation MSKNLTKRSEDYSKWYNELVVKADLAENSGVRGCMVIKPYGYAIWEKMQAELDRMFKETGHSNAYFPLFVPKSMFEAEEKNAEGFAKECAIVTHYRLKNDPDNKGKLMVDPNAKLEEELIVRPTSEAIIWSTYKNWIQSYRDLPLLINQWANVVRWEMRTRLFLRTAEFLWQEGHTAHATQAEAIEESVKMMNVYAEFAENFMAIPVVKGVKTESERFAGAVETYCIEALMQDGKALQAGTSHFLGQNFAKAFDVKFATSEGKQEHVWGTSWGVSTRLMGALVMTHSDDNGLVLPPNLAPIQVVIVPIYKSDEQLEAITAEVDKLVSALRKLKISVKFDNRTTHKPGFKFNEYELKGVPVRIAIGPNDLENGTFEVARRDTLTKEVVAKDGIETYILNLLETIQNSMFTKALEYRNSHITEVNSFEEFKELLDSKAGFFAAHWDGTPETEEKIKELTKATIRCIPLDRVEEAGVCMFSGKPSVGRVLFAKAY, from the coding sequence ATGAGCAAAAACCTTACTAAAAGATCCGAAGATTATTCAAAGTGGTACAATGAACTTGTTGTCAAAGCCGATTTAGCCGAAAATTCAGGTGTTAGAGGCTGCATGGTTATTAAGCCCTATGGGTATGCTATTTGGGAAAAAATGCAAGCAGAATTAGATAGAATGTTCAAAGAAACTGGACATTCAAATGCCTATTTTCCTCTTTTTGTACCCAAAAGTATGTTTGAAGCAGAGGAAAAAAATGCCGAAGGATTTGCCAAAGAATGTGCCATAGTGACGCATTATCGTTTAAAAAATGATCCTGATAATAAAGGAAAATTAATGGTTGATCCAAATGCAAAATTGGAGGAAGAATTAATTGTTCGTCCAACCAGTGAAGCGATTATTTGGAGTACTTATAAAAATTGGATTCAATCCTACAGAGATTTACCATTGTTGATTAATCAGTGGGCAAATGTGGTGAGATGGGAAATGAGAACCCGTTTATTTTTGCGTACAGCAGAATTTTTATGGCAAGAAGGTCATACAGCTCATGCAACACAAGCAGAAGCCATTGAAGAATCTGTAAAAATGATGAATGTGTATGCTGAATTTGCCGAAAATTTCATGGCAATTCCGGTTGTAAAAGGTGTGAAAACTGAATCAGAACGATTTGCCGGTGCTGTTGAAACCTATTGTATTGAAGCGTTGATGCAAGACGGGAAAGCTCTTCAAGCAGGAACTTCACACTTTTTGGGTCAAAATTTTGCCAAAGCATTTGATGTAAAATTTGCTACTTCAGAAGGAAAACAAGAACATGTGTGGGGAACTTCGTGGGGTGTGTCAACTCGATTAATGGGTGCGTTAGTTATGACACATTCTGATGATAATGGTTTGGTTTTACCTCCAAATTTGGCTCCAATTCAAGTAGTAATTGTTCCAATTTATAAATCAGACGAACAACTTGAAGCAATTACAGCTGAAGTTGATAAATTAGTTTCGGCTTTACGCAAATTAAAAATTTCTGTCAAATTTGATAACAGAACGACGCATAAACCGGGATTTAAATTCAATGAATATGAATTAAAAGGTGTGCCTGTTCGAATTGCAATTGGTCCAAATGATTTGGAAAATGGTACTTTTGAAGTGGCTAGAAGAGATACGTTAACCAAAGAAGTTGTTGCAAAAGATGGTATTGAAACATACATCCTGAATTTATTAGAAACAATTCAGAATAGCATGTTTACCAAAGCATTAGAGTATAGAAATAGTCACATTACTGAGGTAAATAGTTTTGAAGAATTCAAAGAATTATTAGATTCTAAAGCTGGTTTTTTTGCGGCTCATTGGGATGGAACTCCGGAAACCGAAGAAAAAATTAAAGAGCTAACCAAAGCAACAATTCGTTGTATTCCTTTGGATAGAGTAGAAGAGGCCGGAGTCTGCATGTTTAGTGGGAAACCATCAGTTGGAAGAGTGCTTTTTGCAAAGGCTTATTAA
- the rpsT gene encoding 30S ribosomal protein S20, which produces MANHKSALKRIRSNEKKRVLNRYQHKTTRNAIKALRLATEKSDAAGKLSAVISMIDKLAKKNIIHDNKASNLKSKLTKHVAKL; this is translated from the coding sequence ATGGCAAATCATAAGTCAGCTTTAAAAAGAATCAGAAGCAACGAAAAGAAAAGAGTATTAAACAGATATCAACATAAAACTACTCGTAATGCAATCAAAGCATTAAGATTAGCAACTGAAAAATCTGATGCAGCCGGAAAATTATCTGCTGTAATCTCTATGATTGATAAATTAGCTAAGAAAAATATCATTCATGATAATAAAGCTTCAAACTTAAAATCAAAATTAACTAAGCACGTTGCTAAGTTATAA
- a CDS encoding response regulator: MLKNILCVDDDPITLMLCQKVIKKAEFSENVMFANNGQEAFELFQSLVGQKQNDNDIQLPQLIFLDLNMPVMNGWEFLDLFKNSNSNEFSQTKVIILSSTIDPADYNKAKQYDVVSHFLSKPITVEMLENLKPIYS, encoded by the coding sequence ATGTTGAAAAATATACTGTGCGTAGATGATGACCCAATTACTTTAATGCTCTGCCAAAAAGTGATTAAAAAAGCTGAATTTAGCGAAAATGTTATGTTTGCTAACAATGGTCAAGAAGCTTTTGAATTATTTCAATCATTAGTTGGTCAAAAACAAAATGATAACGATATTCAATTACCTCAACTGATTTTTTTGGATTTGAATATGCCTGTGATGAATGGTTGGGAATTTCTTGATCTATTTAAAAATTCCAATTCAAATGAATTTTCGCAAACAAAAGTAATTATCCTATCGTCAACAATTGACCCGGCAGACTACAACAAAGCGAAACAATATGATGTTGTTTCTCACTTTTTATCAAAACCAATAACGGTAGAAATGCTTGAAAATTTAAAACCAATATATTCTTAA